CAAGCGCAATAAAGAGATCACCATGACAGAGTGTTCTGCTATCCACAGAGAGCCCCATTACTGTAATCTCACTGAGATCCTGAGGTACAACTGTAATACCATCCAGAATCTCCCCCAAGCTCCACTCCATATCTCTCTTATTCATCATCAGGATATCTCATCCCTGTTTTCCGGGTCTGGAGAAATACCCATCACCCGTAGCGCTCCCTCCATAACCTCGGAAAATACCGGGGCTGAAACCCAGCCTCCGGTATATCTTTTACCTTTTGGATCATCAACAACTACAACCACAACAATTTTTGGGTCGTCAACCGGTGCCATTCCAGCAAACAGGGCAGTGTGCCCAAGAGCCTTGCCATCACTATCGTAATATCTCCCATCAACAAGCTTATCAACCGTGCCGGTCTTGCCTGCAACCCTATACTCTTTTACCCTGGCTCGCCGTGCTGTCCCCTCGTTTTGGGTCACGCTCTCCATCATCAGACGGACAGCTTGCGCTGTCTCTGCAGATAGAACCTTGCGTACACTTCCTCTATCTTCCTCATCTCGTTGGCGCAAAAAGGTAACAGGCTTAATCACTCCATCCTCGGCAATTGCAGAGTATGCCCGTGCCAACTGTAGCGGGGTCATATTTAGTCCGTACCCGTAAGAGAGGGTTGCTCTATCAACCTTCCTCCATCTTGCATAGTCGTGCAAAACTCCTGTCCCCTCTCCAGGGAAGCCCGATCCAGTTAGCTCTCCAATCCCGGCAAGATCAAGGACTCTCCATAACTGCTGCGGCTTCATCATTAAGGCAAGCTTGGCTGATCCTACATTACTGGACTTTTGCACCAGGGTCTTTAAATCAATTTTTTTGTAATTATGGTTTTTAAATTCCCGAATAACCTTCCTCCCAATTTTCAATCTACCAGGGGATGTATCAATAATTGTCTCAAGGTTAACTACCCCACTATCAAGGGCAGCTGCTACAGTAAACGGCTTCATGGTTGAGCCTGGCTCCAACAGATCGGTAACTGCCCGATTTCGCAGTGCGCCGCCCTTTCTCTGTGATGGGTCATTTGGATTAAAAGATGGGAGGCTCACCATTGCCAATACCTCACCACGGTCTGAATCCAATACAACCACTGAACCTGATGATGCATCATATTCAGTTATTGCCTTACTCAGGGATCTGTATGCAAGAAACTGCAGGCGACGATCCAGACTCAGGTGAAGCCGTTTCCCCTCCTCTCCATGCTCAATCAGGCCAAGTGTCTCAATTGGCTTTCTGGATGCATCCCGAACCACCTGGACTATATCTGGAGAACCATTAAGCCATTCATTATAGGCCAACTCTATCCCCTCCTGCCCCTCGTCCTGCCGGTTGGTAAAACCGAGAAAGGACGCCATTGCCTCACCCTCTGGATAATAACGTCTTACGCCCCGACGAAACTCAATGCCTGCAATATTTAGTGACTCAATTTTTTTCTTTATGTGTGGTGCAACCTGTCTTTTCAGCGGGATATATTTTTTCGCTGAGTAGCGTGCCAGTTTTTTATTGAGCCAACCCTCGCTCTCACCCAACAATTTTGCCAGTCTGATTCGTATCTCACGGGAGTCTGGAAATTTTTGCGGATTACAGCCAACAGTCACGACCGGGGTACTCAACGCAAGCACTGAGCCATTTCGATCTACAATCTCACCACGTATTGCCGGAATCTCCATCTTGCTTATATGCTGGGCAACCCGGCCGGGCAATCTTGTGCTTACCTCTTCTGGAAACAGATGCAACATGACTGCTCGCCACACCAGAATAGCCATTGCAACCAGCAGAGGAATCCCAACAGCTATCCGTCGAACCATGGTATCGCCAGTTACTGAACCTCTCTTCACTGGTGAATTACCACTCTTTGACTACCGTCAGGATAGGACATGCTCAACTCAGACTGTGCACGATCCTCAATTTTCGCAAGATTTCCCCATGCCGCCTCCTCTAAACGGAGCCGACCCTGCTCTTCAAGAGCACGCCCATACTGTTTTTTTAGCCCCTGCAGATGGATATAGAGCTGGATCTCCCGATGTTGAAGATAGATAACCCCCATTGCACTCCCAATCACTAGCAAAATAAGCAGTGGCAACAGACCGCCACGAATAATGAAGTTTGCCTCATACCAGCGTGTCACTACTCTCCCCTCTCACCAGGAAGCTCAAGCTTCTCGGCAACCCTCAATACTGCACTTCTGGAACGTGGGTTAATCGATATTTCGTCTGCAGAGGGAAATTGCGCCTTGCCGATCACTCGCATTACTCCGCTATGCTCTATGGAACGAATTGGCAGATCTGGTGGCAGATTGCTCTCCCCTTTTTCACATTTTCTAAAAAACCGTTTTACCATTCTATCCTCGAGCGAATGGAAACTGATAACAGCAACTCGCCCCCCCGTATTAAGAAGTTCAACGGCCTGATCGAGAACCTCTCCGAGCTCATCAAGTTCTCTATTTAGATAGATACGGATAGCCTGAAATGTTTTTGTTGCAGGATGACGTTTCTGCTTCCCTGGAATGGATCTCCTGACAATTTCTGCAAGCTGCAGTGTAGTATTAATTGGATCCTCGTCACGAGCCCTGACAATGGCCCTGGCAACTCTTCTGGAGTGACGCTCATCCCCAAATTCCCACAATACATTTGCAATCTCATCTTGAGAGGCATCCTTGATCCACTCTGCGGCACTTGTCCCCTGCTGTGGGTTCATTCGCATATCAAGAGGACCCTGCTTCATAAAACTGAATCCTCGCTCCGCCTGATCAAGTTGCGGAGAGGAGACCCCAAGATCCAATAATAGACCATCAATTGCCATATCTTCATGTAGCAATACCATTTTCAGATCGGAGAATGGGGCATGGACAATCGAAACCCTGGAATCTTCGGAGAACCTCTCCTCTGCAGCCTGGACAGCTACCGGGTCACGATCCATAAGCAGAAGTCTGCCATGTGAAGAGAGTCGTTTCAAAATCTCGGCTGCATGCCCCCCTCTTCCAAAGGTTGCATCCACATAAAACCCGTCTGGCTTTATATTGAGGCCGGCAACTGCCTCCTCCAACATGACTGAATAGTGGGCAACATGATGGTGCCCTTGATCAGATATAGACATCCTCGAGCAGACTCAGATCTTCCTTGCTGA
This genomic window from Candidatus Thiopontia autotrophica contains:
- a CDS encoding penicillin-binding protein 2; the encoded protein is MKRGSVTGDTMVRRIAVGIPLLVAMAILVWRAVMLHLFPEEVSTRLPGRVAQHISKMEIPAIRGEIVDRNGSVLALSTPVVTVGCNPQKFPDSREIRIRLAKLLGESEGWLNKKLARYSAKKYIPLKRQVAPHIKKKIESLNIAGIEFRRGVRRYYPEGEAMASFLGFTNRQDEGQEGIELAYNEWLNGSPDIVQVVRDASRKPIETLGLIEHGEEGKRLHLSLDRRLQFLAYRSLSKAITEYDASSGSVVVLDSDRGEVLAMVSLPSFNPNDPSQRKGGALRNRAVTDLLEPGSTMKPFTVAAALDSGVVNLETIIDTSPGRLKIGRKVIREFKNHNYKKIDLKTLVQKSSNVGSAKLALMMKPQQLWRVLDLAGIGELTGSGFPGEGTGVLHDYARWRKVDRATLSYGYGLNMTPLQLARAYSAIAEDGVIKPVTFLRQRDEEDRGSVRKVLSAETAQAVRLMMESVTQNEGTARRARVKEYRVAGKTGTVDKLVDGRYYDSDGKALGHTALFAGMAPVDDPKIVVVVVVDDPKGKRYTGGWVSAPVFSEVMEGALRVMGISPDPENRDEIS
- the ftsL gene encoding cell division protein FtsL — its product is MTRWYEANFIIRGGLLPLLILLVIGSAMGVIYLQHREIQLYIHLQGLKKQYGRALEEQGRLRLEEAAWGNLAKIEDRAQSELSMSYPDGSQRVVIHQ
- the rsmH gene encoding 16S rRNA (cytosine(1402)-N(4))-methyltransferase RsmH: MSISDQGHHHVAHYSVMLEEAVAGLNIKPDGFYVDATFGRGGHAAEILKRLSSHGRLLLMDRDPVAVQAAEERFSEDSRVSIVHAPFSDLKMVLLHEDMAIDGLLLDLGVSSPQLDQAERGFSFMKQGPLDMRMNPQQGTSAAEWIKDASQDEIANVLWEFGDERHSRRVARAIVRARDEDPINTTLQLAEIVRRSIPGKQKRHPATKTFQAIRIYLNRELDELGEVLDQAVELLNTGGRVAVISFHSLEDRMVKRFFRKCEKGESNLPPDLPIRSIEHSGVMRVIGKAQFPSADEISINPRSRSAVLRVAEKLELPGERGE